A stretch of Ipomoea triloba cultivar NCNSP0323 chromosome 11, ASM357664v1 DNA encodes these proteins:
- the LOC115996405 gene encoding uncharacterized protein LOC115996405 isoform X1: MFNLLFQLSPPAACLVNETIDYVGTQFAHHLSQVLAVAANTGAEAELFVWARLDAMECGGELRKLKEKVRDLEAQVESLKQYPGSECCCSLRFSTSRPTRFALNAMPI; the protein is encoded by the exons atgtttaatttgttattcCAGCTGAGTCCTCCAGCCGCATGCCTTGTTAATGAGACGATCGACTACGTGGGGACGCAGTTCGCCCATCACTTGTCCCAAGTACTTGCTGTG GCTGCCAACACAGGCGCTGAGGCTGAGTTATTCGTTTGGGCTCGACTTGATGCTATGGAGTGTGGGGGAGAGTTGAGAAAGCTTAAGGAAAAGGTGAGGGACCTAGAGGCTCAGGTGGAGTCTCTGAAGCAGTATCCAGGTTCCGAATGCTGCTGCTCACTACGCTTCTCGACCAGCCGACCTACCCGATTTGCTCTCAACGCTATGCCCATCTGA
- the LOC115996405 gene encoding uncharacterized protein LOC115996405 isoform X2, which translates to MFNLLFQLSPPAACLVNETIDYVGTQFAHHLSQAANTGAEAELFVWARLDAMECGGELRKLKEKVRDLEAQVESLKQYPGSECCCSLRFSTSRPTRFALNAMPI; encoded by the exons atgtttaatttgttattcCAGCTGAGTCCTCCAGCCGCATGCCTTGTTAATGAGACGATCGACTACGTGGGGACGCAGTTCGCCCATCACTTGTCCCAA GCTGCCAACACAGGCGCTGAGGCTGAGTTATTCGTTTGGGCTCGACTTGATGCTATGGAGTGTGGGGGAGAGTTGAGAAAGCTTAAGGAAAAGGTGAGGGACCTAGAGGCTCAGGTGGAGTCTCTGAAGCAGTATCCAGGTTCCGAATGCTGCTGCTCACTACGCTTCTCGACCAGCCGACCTACCCGATTTGCTCTCAACGCTATGCCCATCTGA